A single window of Archangium gephyra DNA harbors:
- a CDS encoding NADP-dependent oxidoreductase, translating to MTTTNHQFRLAARPVGMPKREDWSYTEEPVREPGEGELLVKVLYLSLDPAMRGWMNEGKSYIPPVGIGEVMRAGAVGRVIASKHPGFAVGDHVSGSFGVQEYALSNGKGVTKVDTSFAALPVYLGTLGMPGMTAYFGLLDIGKPQPGNTVVVSGAAGAVGTVVGQIAKLKGCRVVGIAGGADKCRYIVDELGFDAAIDYKSEDVKKALRTHCPNGIDVYFDNVGGDILDAALTQLAMRARIIICGAISQYNNTTPVKGPSNYLALLVNRASMTGMVVFDYAARYGEAAREMAGWMAAGKLKSREDIVEGLQTFPDTLLKLFKGENTGKLVLKVANE from the coding sequence ATGACCACCACCAATCATCAGTTCCGTCTCGCCGCCCGTCCCGTGGGCATGCCCAAGCGTGAAGACTGGTCCTACACCGAAGAGCCCGTACGCGAGCCGGGCGAAGGAGAGCTGCTGGTCAAGGTGCTCTACCTCTCGCTCGACCCGGCCATGCGCGGGTGGATGAACGAGGGCAAGTCCTACATTCCGCCCGTGGGCATCGGCGAGGTCATGCGCGCCGGCGCCGTGGGCCGCGTCATCGCCAGCAAGCACCCCGGCTTCGCGGTGGGTGACCATGTCTCCGGCTCCTTCGGCGTGCAGGAGTATGCGCTCTCCAACGGCAAGGGCGTCACCAAGGTGGACACGAGCTTCGCCGCGCTGCCCGTGTACCTCGGCACGCTCGGCATGCCGGGCATGACGGCGTACTTCGGGCTGCTGGACATCGGCAAGCCGCAGCCGGGCAACACCGTCGTCGTCTCGGGCGCGGCGGGCGCCGTGGGCACGGTGGTGGGGCAGATCGCGAAGCTCAAGGGCTGCCGGGTCGTGGGCATCGCCGGTGGCGCCGACAAGTGCCGGTACATCGTCGACGAGCTCGGCTTCGACGCCGCCATCGACTACAAGTCCGAGGACGTCAAGAAGGCGCTGCGCACGCACTGCCCCAACGGCATCGACGTCTACTTCGACAACGTGGGGGGCGACATCCTCGACGCGGCGCTCACCCAGCTGGCGATGCGCGCGCGCATCATCATCTGCGGCGCCATCTCCCAGTACAACAACACGACGCCGGTGAAGGGCCCGTCCAACTACCTGGCGCTGCTCGTCAACCGCGCGAGCATGACGGGCATGGTGGTGTTCGACTACGCCGCGCGCTACGGCGAGGCCGCGCGCGAGATGGCCGGCTGGATGGCCGCCGGCAAGCTCAAGTCGCGCGAGGACATCGTCGAGGGCCTGCAGACGTTCCCGGACACCCTGCTCAAGCTCTTCAAGGGCGAGAACACGGGCAAGCTCGTGCTCAAGGTGGCCAACGAGTGA